A portion of the Chondrinema litorale genome contains these proteins:
- a CDS encoding carboxypeptidase-like regulatory domain-containing protein produces the protein MKFRITVTILFSIILLSCKSGEQLPNYGIDTSMEGIKGEVLWVEGNQMPGPGKKENEPEGIQRELYVFRLTNKTQAEGVGSIYKNIQTELVRKIVTDMNGAFVLALQPGEYSVFVREENGYFASITDGEGNLNPVVVEDGKFTDISIKVNYRAAY, from the coding sequence ATGAAATTTCGAATTACTGTAACTATACTTTTTTCAATAATATTATTATCATGCAAAAGTGGAGAACAACTACCTAATTATGGCATAGATACTTCTATGGAGGGCATAAAAGGTGAAGTTTTATGGGTTGAGGGTAATCAGATGCCCGGACCAGGAAAGAAAGAAAATGAACCTGAAGGCATCCAAAGAGAACTGTACGTTTTTAGACTCACAAATAAAACCCAAGCTGAAGGAGTCGGAAGTATTTACAAAAACATTCAAACCGAATTAGTTAGAAAAATTGTAACTGATATGAACGGTGCTTTTGTTTTAGCACTTCAACCGGGAGAGTATTCAGTTTTTGTAAGAGAAGAAAATGGATATTTTGCTTCAATAACAGATGGTGAAGGAAATTTAAATCCAGTAGTCGTAGAAGATGGAAAATTTACTGATATTAGTATCAAAGTAAATTATAGAGCAGCATACTAA
- a CDS encoding glutamate--tRNA ligase family protein: protein MEIRSRIAPTPSGYLHFGNIFSFVITWLYTRKQNGKLLLRIDDLDKLRIKQKYIDDIFATLNWLEIDYDEGPSNTTDFLQNYSQHLRLDLYNNFLRQLKSKELLFACQCSRKKIKKKSKDGLYPGTCLHARYSFGNLNTAWRLKSYSNNFIKFSDSILGEVSIDLKRNTRNPIMKRKDGLAAYQIATLTDDLHFKINTIVRGKDLLNSTAIQIYLANCLQKKPFKENTFLHHRLIKNQHNQKISKSKQASPVHLWREKKDGKIKLLQQIAVLLNVEASEISNLNDLLLHFKIENIHNLG, encoded by the coding sequence TTGGAAATACGTAGCAGAATCGCTCCTACTCCCAGTGGTTATCTACATTTTGGTAATATTTTTTCATTTGTAATTACCTGGCTTTATACCCGAAAGCAGAATGGAAAACTATTGTTACGTATAGATGATCTTGATAAACTTAGAATTAAACAAAAATACATTGATGACATTTTCGCTACATTAAATTGGCTTGAAATTGACTATGACGAAGGACCTTCCAATACAACAGACTTCCTTCAAAACTATTCCCAACATCTCAGACTCGACTTATATAATAATTTTTTAAGGCAATTGAAATCTAAAGAATTGCTTTTTGCTTGCCAGTGTTCCAGAAAAAAAATTAAAAAGAAATCTAAAGATGGCTTATACCCTGGTACATGTTTACACGCTCGATATTCATTTGGAAATTTAAATACAGCATGGAGACTTAAAAGTTACTCTAACAACTTTATTAAATTTTCAGATTCAATATTAGGTGAGGTTTCTATTGATTTGAAAAGAAACACACGTAATCCTATAATGAAAAGAAAAGATGGGCTTGCTGCTTACCAAATCGCTACACTCACAGACGATTTACATTTCAAAATTAATACAATTGTGAGAGGCAAAGATTTATTGAACTCAACAGCCATTCAAATCTATCTTGCCAATTGCTTACAAAAGAAACCTTTTAAAGAAAACACATTCTTGCATCATAGATTGATAAAAAATCAACACAATCAAAAGATTTCTAAAAGTAAGCAGGCCTCACCTGTACATTTATGGAGAGAAAAAAAAGATGGAAAAATTAAGCTTTTACAGCAAATAGCTGTTCTACTCAATGTTGAAGCTTCTGAAATATCAAATCTGAATGATTTATTACTACATTTTAAAATTGAAAACATTCACAATTTAGGCTAA
- a CDS encoding lipase family protein, whose product MEIIANAPSFHIRNAASLAKAANIVYQDWDSADTEIRVGGFKKFRYFDVDGTQAFVAANDKNIIVSFRGTESDKMDDILTDLKVNFIDTKHGRIHAGFYTAVKLIIDDICETVKAYRDQNQNLWVTGHSLGAALATLGAVFLQDAKQFVNGVYTFGQPRVGDETFAKKFNIRFKKRTFRVVNNCDIVTRVPMRSMGYSHIGTHIYLDTDGELHIDEELTWWFGFTDRVKGRLETFKEKSIDDVSDHSMDNYLSIINRKLKSQTVV is encoded by the coding sequence ATGGAAATTATTGCAAATGCTCCGAGTTTTCATATCAGAAATGCAGCATCTCTAGCAAAAGCTGCAAACATAGTTTATCAAGATTGGGATAGTGCAGATACAGAAATACGCGTAGGTGGATTTAAAAAATTTAGATATTTTGATGTAGATGGTACACAAGCATTTGTAGCTGCAAATGATAAAAATATTATAGTCTCTTTCAGAGGAACCGAATCCGACAAAATGGATGATATTCTCACAGACTTAAAAGTGAATTTTATTGATACAAAGCATGGTAGAATTCATGCAGGCTTTTATACTGCTGTAAAATTAATTATAGACGATATCTGTGAGACAGTAAAAGCCTACAGAGATCAAAATCAAAATTTGTGGGTAACTGGTCATAGTTTAGGAGCAGCCCTTGCTACATTAGGAGCTGTTTTTTTACAAGATGCCAAGCAATTTGTAAACGGTGTCTATACATTTGGTCAACCACGAGTAGGTGACGAAACTTTTGCTAAAAAATTTAATATCCGCTTTAAAAAACGAACTTTCAGAGTTGTAAACAACTGCGATATTGTAACAAGAGTACCAATGAGGTCAATGGGTTATAGCCATATTGGTACACACATTTATCTTGATACAGACGGCGAACTTCATATAGATGAGGAGTTAACCTGGTGGTTTGGTTTTACAGACCGTGTAAAAGGAAGGCTTGAAACTTTTAAAGAAAAATCCATTGATGATGTTAGTGATCACTCAATGGATAATTACCTGAGTATTATAAACAGAAAGTTAAAGTCTCAGACAGTGGTTTAA
- a CDS encoding trypsin-like peptidase domain-containing protein — protein MKNIIINGILSLVGGFIGAYIFSINQSYTPSDQAENKQGEFVNYTSDITDSSDNLPAVTNSRRVNINELEDFSDASKISTECVVYIRTISGQEYERYSWFDLFFNNRMNERRVVGSGSGVIFSVDGYIVTNNHVIDEANKIEVIYNRKTYEAELIGTDPSTDLALLKINANNLPHINVSSSRNLEVGDWVLAVGNPFNLNSTVTAGIVSAKGRRINILEDIFPIESFIQTDAAINPGNSGGALVNTKGELVGINTAILSRTGSYAGYGFAVPSDIVTKVVNDIIKYGEVQKAFMGVDVLELDEDLSNKLGTDDLKGVAVSVIEPGGAASTAGMQKGDIIVQIDNFPINTKADYDEILSYHKPGDKLTVKYKRENKTIIKDVILTNIDGTTGISKKIVYNAEKIGATFEVVPKLERTRLGIESGIRISSIDRGGLIYKMDMDKNYIILSINNYKINSPEDLEEILVNIRGRVVLAFLDAEGRKKYYSYRF, from the coding sequence ATGAAAAATATTATAATTAACGGAATACTCAGTTTGGTAGGAGGTTTTATTGGAGCTTACATTTTTAGTATTAACCAATCTTACACCCCATCAGATCAGGCTGAAAACAAACAAGGAGAATTTGTAAATTATACTTCTGATATTACAGATTCCTCTGATAACTTACCTGCTGTTACTAACTCAAGAAGAGTAAATATTAATGAGTTAGAAGATTTTTCTGATGCTTCAAAAATCAGTACAGAATGCGTAGTTTATATAAGAACTATAAGCGGGCAAGAGTATGAAAGATATAGTTGGTTCGATTTATTCTTCAACAACCGGATGAACGAAAGAAGAGTTGTTGGCTCCGGTTCTGGCGTTATTTTTTCTGTAGATGGCTATATTGTAACCAACAATCATGTGATAGACGAAGCGAATAAGATTGAAGTAATCTATAACAGAAAAACCTATGAAGCTGAGCTAATCGGAACAGACCCATCTACCGATCTTGCTTTGTTGAAAATCAATGCAAATAACTTACCTCACATAAATGTCTCAAGCTCTAGAAATCTAGAAGTGGGAGATTGGGTATTAGCAGTTGGTAACCCGTTTAATCTTAATTCAACCGTAACTGCAGGTATTGTAAGTGCCAAAGGAAGAAGAATAAATATTCTTGAAGATATCTTTCCAATTGAATCTTTCATTCAAACAGATGCTGCAATTAATCCGGGCAATAGTGGTGGCGCACTTGTAAATACAAAAGGAGAACTAGTCGGAATTAATACTGCAATACTCTCACGCACAGGATCTTATGCCGGATATGGCTTTGCTGTTCCATCTGATATTGTAACTAAAGTAGTGAATGATATAATTAAGTATGGAGAGGTGCAAAAAGCCTTTATGGGTGTAGATGTATTAGAACTTGACGAAGATTTATCTAACAAACTAGGTACTGATGACTTAAAAGGTGTTGCTGTTTCTGTTATTGAGCCAGGAGGTGCTGCCTCAACTGCTGGGATGCAAAAAGGAGACATAATTGTCCAAATTGATAATTTCCCAATTAACACAAAAGCAGATTATGACGAGATACTTAGTTACCACAAACCGGGGGATAAACTGACAGTAAAATACAAGAGAGAAAATAAAACCATCATTAAAGATGTTATACTTACGAATATTGATGGAACGACGGGTATTTCGAAGAAAATCGTTTACAATGCGGAAAAAATTGGAGCTACATTCGAGGTAGTTCCCAAACTTGAAAGAACCAGACTTGGTATTGAAAGTGGGATTAGAATAAGTAGTATTGACAGAGGCGGTTTGATTTACAAAATGGATATGGATAAAAATTACATTATCCTTTCAATTAATAATTACAAAATAAACAGCCCCGAAGACCTTGAAGAAATACTTGTGAACATAAGAGGAAGAGTAGTTCTTGCATTTTTGGATGCAGAAGGGAGAAAAAAGTATTATTCTTATCGTTTTTAG
- a CDS encoding toxin-antitoxin system YwqK family antitoxin translates to MNYTPHAIRLLKVTAFILPLCNLAVLGQDYKKVQKYHDPGIIKAEYFVDPVDTLKIVGEYKQFYASSQSLELKTNYKDGLKHGMYEEYYENGNLKAKYNYTEGKIDGPYVKYYPTGVTEVKCEYDEGNIEGEMMKYNPDNTLAAKVNFVDGKREGLMEQYYSDGSIMSSFKYQNDKRNGPVVALAQNGDTLQKGLYVNDVLEDTFFVYSPNGEVATKSTFKNGLLNGKTYNYFPNGQLKEEINYKDGKEDGKSFTYYNNGQVKTDANYTEGKMNGNFISYYENGQVKTDMQTLGGQKTGIYKMYREDGSLSVVGNMQNGVIHGENTGYYPGGEVKHRFNYLNGKKVGNNSEYYANGNVKEKTVFKGSEKNRKIDAFFENGKTESSKEYREGKPFGKWEYFHSNGKPALIENYEEGLLMGVVQTFYENGNLESESNFYKGKRNGLTTKYYDASGKVKKSEAPYNNKGVIYGIMKNYYENGTVESTGKQYMEKKMDEWKYYDVSGKLIKTEVYEKGKLLKTIPAEEEK, encoded by the coding sequence ATGAATTATACTCCTCACGCTATCAGGTTACTGAAAGTTACCGCTTTCATTTTACCATTGTGTAATCTTGCTGTTTTAGGACAAGATTACAAAAAAGTACAGAAATACCACGATCCAGGAATTATAAAAGCCGAATACTTTGTCGATCCGGTGGATACCTTAAAAATTGTTGGTGAGTACAAACAGTTCTATGCAAGCTCTCAGAGTCTTGAATTAAAGACAAATTATAAAGATGGCTTGAAGCATGGTATGTATGAGGAATATTATGAAAATGGTAATCTTAAGGCTAAATACAATTATACTGAGGGGAAAATAGATGGACCTTATGTAAAGTATTACCCAACTGGTGTAACAGAGGTAAAATGTGAGTATGATGAAGGTAATATAGAAGGGGAGATGATGAAGTATAATCCTGATAACACCTTAGCAGCCAAGGTCAATTTTGTTGATGGTAAAAGAGAAGGCTTGATGGAACAATACTATAGCGATGGTTCTATTATGAGTAGTTTTAAATATCAAAATGATAAACGGAATGGACCCGTAGTAGCATTAGCGCAAAACGGCGATACATTGCAAAAAGGTTTATATGTCAACGATGTACTTGAAGATACTTTTTTTGTGTATAGTCCAAATGGTGAAGTTGCTACAAAAAGTACTTTTAAAAATGGCTTGTTAAATGGTAAAACATATAACTATTTTCCTAATGGCCAGCTAAAAGAAGAAATTAATTATAAAGATGGTAAAGAAGATGGTAAATCATTTACTTACTACAACAATGGACAGGTAAAAACTGATGCCAACTATACAGAAGGTAAGATGAATGGTAATTTTATTTCTTACTATGAGAATGGACAAGTAAAAACAGATATGCAAACCCTAGGAGGGCAAAAAACTGGCATTTACAAAATGTATCGTGAAGATGGTTCTCTTTCTGTTGTTGGAAATATGCAAAATGGTGTAATTCATGGAGAAAATACTGGCTACTATCCAGGAGGGGAAGTTAAGCATCGTTTCAATTACTTAAATGGTAAGAAAGTTGGCAACAACAGCGAGTATTATGCAAATGGAAATGTTAAGGAGAAAACTGTTTTTAAAGGGAGTGAAAAGAACCGTAAAATAGATGCATTTTTTGAGAATGGTAAAACTGAAAGTAGTAAAGAATATAGAGAAGGTAAACCTTTTGGGAAATGGGAATATTTCCATTCTAATGGTAAACCTGCTTTAATAGAAAACTATGAAGAGGGATTACTTATGGGTGTGGTTCAAACTTTTTATGAAAACGGCAATCTAGAATCTGAATCTAATTTCTATAAAGGAAAAAGAAATGGTTTAACTACAAAATACTATGATGCCTCTGGTAAAGTGAAAAAATCTGAGGCACCTTATAATAATAAAGGTGTGATTTATGGTATCATGAAGAATTATTATGAAAATGGTACTGTAGAAAGTACAGGAAAGCAGTATATGGAGAAAAAGATGGACGAGTGGAAATACTACGATGTTTCAGGAAAACTGATAAAAACTGAAGTATACGAAAAGGGGAAATTATTAAAAACCATTCCTGCTGAAGAAGAAAAGTAA
- the sucC gene encoding ADP-forming succinate--CoA ligase subunit beta: MNIHEYQAKETLKKYGVGIQEGIVADTPEAAVEAAKKLSAETGTSWWVIKAQIHAGGRGKGGGVKLAKSLDDVKELADKILGMDLVTPQTGPEGKKVHKILVAQDVYYPGENEPEEYYMSVLLNRNTGRNMIMYSSEGGMDIEEVADKTPEKIFHEEIDPRVGLQGFQARRVAFNLGLSGKAFKEMVKFVFALYKAYEATDSALFEINPVLKTSDDKIIAVDSKVNLDDNALFRHKDLAEMRDVKEEDPTEVEAGKYNLNYVKLDGNVGCMVNGAGLAMATMDMIKLSGGEPANFLDVGGTANAETVENGFRIIMSDPNVKAILINVFGGIVRCDRVANGVVEAYKNIGDIKIPIIVRLQGTNAVEAKKIIDESGLKVMSAIVLKDAAERVKEALA, from the coding sequence ATGAACATACACGAATATCAGGCAAAAGAAACACTAAAAAAATACGGCGTAGGAATTCAGGAAGGCATCGTAGCTGATACTCCTGAAGCTGCAGTAGAAGCTGCCAAAAAGCTTTCTGCAGAAACAGGAACCAGCTGGTGGGTAATTAAAGCTCAAATACATGCTGGTGGTCGTGGAAAAGGCGGAGGAGTAAAACTTGCTAAGTCTCTTGATGATGTAAAAGAACTTGCAGATAAAATCCTCGGAATGGATCTTGTAACTCCACAAACAGGTCCTGAAGGAAAAAAAGTACACAAAATTTTAGTAGCTCAAGATGTTTACTACCCTGGCGAAAACGAACCAGAAGAGTACTACATGAGTGTATTGCTTAATAGAAATACCGGAAGAAACATGATCATGTATTCTTCAGAAGGTGGTATGGATATAGAAGAAGTTGCAGACAAAACTCCTGAAAAAATCTTCCACGAAGAAATTGATCCAAGAGTTGGTTTGCAAGGTTTTCAAGCTAGAAGAGTAGCATTTAACCTTGGCCTTAGTGGCAAAGCGTTTAAAGAAATGGTGAAATTTGTTTTTGCTTTATACAAAGCTTACGAAGCAACAGACTCAGCACTTTTCGAAATCAACCCTGTTTTAAAAACTTCTGATGACAAAATCATTGCAGTAGATTCTAAAGTAAATCTTGACGACAATGCATTGTTCCGTCACAAAGATTTAGCTGAGATGAGAGATGTAAAAGAAGAAGATCCTACAGAAGTAGAAGCTGGCAAATACAACCTAAACTATGTAAAACTTGATGGTAACGTTGGTTGCATGGTAAACGGAGCTGGTCTTGCAATGGCTACGATGGATATGATTAAGCTTTCTGGTGGCGAGCCTGCTAACTTCCTTGATGTTGGAGGTACAGCAAATGCAGAAACTGTAGAAAACGGTTTTAGAATCATTATGAGTGACCCTAATGTAAAAGCTATTCTTATCAATGTTTTTGGTGGAATTGTTAGATGTGACAGAGTTGCTAATGGTGTGGTTGAAGCTTACAAAAACATTGGAGATATTAAAATCCCAATTATTGTAAGATTACAAGGAACCAATGCTGTAGAAGCTAAGAAAATAATTGATGAATCAGGCTTAAAAGTAATGTCTGCAATCGTCTTAAAAGATGCGGCTGAAAGAGTAAAAGAAGCTCTTGCCTAA